A window from Leptothermofonsia sichuanensis E412 encodes these proteins:
- a CDS encoding IS4 family transposase has protein sequence MQQITEFRQVLQPLLGWHGARLAFVAQFLIALLRTRTVNLSELAASFCGSAQIPSNYKRLQRFFSDFDLDYAAIARAVVCLMGIPQPWVLAIDRTEWSFGGSVFNILTLGICHQGISFPVVFLMLDNRGNSNTQERIDLLNEFFTIFGEDVRLRCLTSDREFVGREWIGYLLEDEPIPFRGRIRETETLSDGSKALNGRVLFADLKAGETKILRKRRQVWGHWVYVVGLRLDTQELLILVTNHSPHSALKDYALRWNLETLFGAFKTRGFCLEATHFIDDYRVRKLFALLTLALCWVMRTGVWRQAHKTIQLKSHGRKAQSLFRYGLDYLHNLLVNLDHKLDEFLDNLKLLSCT, from the coding sequence ATGCAACAGATTACCGAATTTCGCCAAGTTTTGCAGCCCCTCCTCGGTTGGCATGGTGCGCGGCTGGCATTTGTGGCTCAATTTCTGATCGCCCTGCTACGAACCCGTACGGTGAATCTGAGCGAATTGGCTGCTAGCTTTTGTGGTTCCGCCCAAATTCCGTCGAACTACAAGCGTCTCCAGCGCTTCTTTAGCGACTTTGATCTCGATTATGCGGCGATTGCCCGTGCCGTGGTCTGCCTGATGGGGATCCCGCAGCCTTGGGTGCTCGCCATAGACCGCACCGAATGGAGCTTTGGCGGTAGCGTTTTCAACATTCTCACCCTGGGCATTTGCCATCAGGGTATTTCCTTTCCGGTGGTGTTTCTGATGCTGGACAACCGCGGCAATTCCAACACCCAAGAGCGCATCGATTTGCTCAACGAATTCTTCACGATTTTTGGCGAGGATGTCCGCCTGCGGTGCCTGACGAGCGACCGCGAATTTGTTGGGCGGGAGTGGATTGGCTATTTGCTCGAAGATGAGCCAATCCCGTTTCGGGGGCGGATTCGCGAAACTGAAACGCTCAGTGATGGCAGCAAAGCCCTGAATGGCCGCGTCCTCTTTGCCGATCTCAAAGCGGGTGAAACCAAGATTTTACGCAAACGCCGTCAAGTGTGGGGACATTGGGTGTATGTCGTTGGTCTGCGGCTTGACACCCAGGAATTACTGATTTTGGTCACCAACCATTCACCCCATTCAGCCCTCAAAGATTACGCCCTGCGGTGGAATTTAGAAACCCTGTTCGGTGCGTTCAAAACTCGGGGCTTCTGCCTCGAAGCGACCCATTTTATTGATGACTACCGAGTCCGCAAGCTCTTTGCGCTCCTCACATTGGCGTTATGTTGGGTGATGCGAACGGGGGTGTGGCGGCAGGCGCACAAAACGATTCAACTCAAGTCCCATGGGCGCAAAGCCCAGAGTCTATTCCGATATGGCTTAGATTACTTGCACAACCTACTCGTTAATCTTGACCATAAATTAGATGAGTTCTTGGACAATCTCAAACTTTTGTCCTGTACTTAG
- a CDS encoding DUF4279 domain-containing protein, giving the protein MSTLEISLRLTGDLPPPEELIRILNVKPTKLLRRGQHVSQRRIQPTDVWCLDLAAFDGNSHPIEMQADLQKSARRLEELAEAITSITQKAQCKAELYISTIREEDQGGFSLPPDLVAAAAAAGLSIELSILVMLEENEPKLMSAPGKAAQESM; this is encoded by the coding sequence ATGAGTACTCTTGAAATCTCATTACGGCTGACTGGTGATCTTCCACCGCCGGAGGAACTAATTCGTATTTTGAACGTTAAGCCTACAAAGCTACTCCGGAGAGGGCAGCACGTGTCACAACGGCGGATCCAACCGACCGATGTCTGGTGTCTGGATCTTGCCGCGTTTGACGGCAATTCCCATCCCATCGAGATGCAAGCGGACTTACAGAAATCTGCTCGACGCCTGGAAGAACTGGCTGAGGCGATCACCAGTATTACTCAAAAGGCTCAATGCAAGGCAGAACTCTATATCAGCACGATTCGGGAAGAAGACCAGGGAGGGTTTTCCTTACCTCCAGATTTAGTGGCTGCCGCGGCGGCGGCTGGATTATCAATTGAACTATCAATTCTTGTGATGCTGGAGGAGAATGAACCAAAGCTGATGTCAGCACCAGGTAAAGCTGCTCAGGAATCCATGTGA